In the genome of Hymenobacter sp. DG25B, one region contains:
- a CDS encoding FRG domain-containing protein → MEPTDEQSLLDEKIKILWEWGQGGGWATLRDAQLVREITQVREMPDGSGHVNPQTLTSRVRALANALYGSQQLPPLLHPEHLSMYGSFVQKNNYFDQQRIDTPAELEALISEFTPKTDHLFRGINEAKFMLYSSMQRNWILNKRETKPTDHQLFLERLMDNARLYCGGLLAKYIETNGGDAGNDVSVLSILQHYSCPTPLLDWTYSFPVALYFAAMGATDAQPTPAREIDNYVSVYYIEEQGFAQAGLREMVAMSIEGNLPLIKEVFQANVEALKERRGIMASFSPTFSDENMNNFANDDAAALRWARASFPGGGLTNYFCQVKHLKRIPNSYFSDQGDDFVRIGLENNPNVINQKGVFAWNSSSTEPMEYVVHEQVIQDNPDANHFYSHCFNIHKSLLPHLRERLPQLGMTDAFVFPEQDQQHLREVVWAIFDKTAAEFA, encoded by the coding sequence ATGGAACCTACTGACGAACAAAGCTTACTTGACGAAAAGATAAAGATTCTGTGGGAGTGGGGGCAGGGTGGCGGTTGGGCTACCCTCCGCGACGCTCAGCTAGTAAGGGAAATAACACAGGTGCGGGAAATGCCTGATGGCAGCGGCCATGTCAATCCTCAAACGCTGACTTCCCGGGTGCGCGCCCTAGCAAATGCACTCTACGGTAGTCAGCAACTACCGCCGTTGCTGCATCCCGAGCACCTATCTATGTACGGGTCTTTCGTTCAGAAGAACAATTACTTTGACCAACAGCGCATTGATACGCCGGCCGAGCTGGAAGCTCTCATTTCGGAGTTCACCCCCAAAACCGACCACCTGTTTCGGGGGATAAACGAAGCTAAGTTTATGCTGTATAGCTCGATGCAGCGGAACTGGATTCTGAATAAGCGCGAAACGAAGCCCACCGACCACCAACTGTTTTTAGAGCGGCTGATGGATAACGCCCGACTGTACTGCGGTGGCCTCCTGGCAAAGTACATTGAAACCAATGGGGGAGATGCTGGCAACGACGTGAGCGTGCTGAGCATTTTGCAGCATTACAGCTGCCCCACTCCCTTACTGGACTGGACCTATAGCTTTCCAGTGGCACTTTACTTTGCGGCGATGGGCGCCACCGATGCCCAGCCTACGCCCGCCCGGGAAATAGACAACTACGTGAGTGTATATTATATCGAGGAGCAAGGTTTTGCTCAGGCTGGCCTGCGGGAAATGGTGGCCATGAGTATTGAGGGCAACCTGCCCTTGATTAAGGAAGTGTTTCAGGCCAATGTGGAAGCGTTGAAAGAGCGTCGGGGCATTATGGCGAGCTTTTCGCCCACGTTTTCGGACGAGAACATGAACAACTTTGCCAACGACGATGCTGCCGCACTACGATGGGCCCGGGCCTCTTTTCCGGGGGGCGGGCTCACCAATTACTTCTGCCAGGTAAAACACCTCAAACGGATTCCCAATTCTTATTTCTCAGACCAGGGCGACGATTTTGTTCGTATCGGCTTGGAAAACAACCCCAACGTCATCAATCAAAAAGGTGTCTTTGCCTGGAACAGCTCATCTACCGAGCCCATGGAGTATGTGGTGCACGAACAGGTTATCCAAGACAACCCCGATGCCAACCACTTCTACTCGCACTGCTTTAACATTCACAAATCCCTACTCCCTCATTTGCGAGAACGTTTACCACAGCTGGGAATGACGGATGCCTTCGTTTTCCCGGAACAAGACCAACAGCACCTGCGCGAGGTAGTTTGGGCGATATTCGATAAGACAGCAGCCGAGTTTGCTTAA
- a CDS encoding cupredoxin domain-containing protein, translating into MDTPAIMVTVIGLALAGFVLWYFFFSARQTANAVSSSSGVQEVAITVKGGYSPDVIEVERGKPVQLSFYRDEENSCSEELLMPDFSIRRDLPAFKTTLVELLPKEAGTFTFTCGMGMLRGSLVVK; encoded by the coding sequence ATGGATACGCCCGCCATTATGGTAACCGTCATCGGCCTGGCCCTCGCTGGCTTCGTGCTGTGGTACTTCTTTTTCTCGGCCCGCCAGACGGCCAACGCCGTGTCTTCGTCCAGTGGCGTGCAGGAGGTGGCCATCACCGTCAAGGGCGGCTACTCGCCCGACGTGATTGAGGTGGAGCGCGGCAAGCCCGTGCAGTTGAGCTTCTACCGCGACGAGGAAAACAGCTGCTCCGAGGAGCTGCTGATGCCGGATTTCAGCATTCGCCGCGACCTGCCCGCTTTCAAAACCACGCTGGTGGAGCTGCTGCCCAAAGAAGCCGGGACGTTCACCTTCACCTGCGGCATGGGCATGCTGCGGGGTAGCTTAGTGGTGAAATAA
- a CDS encoding helix-turn-helix domain-containing protein, which yields MKADVSIAHVLPPPGSHRLLIKNMVCPQCIRVVREELTALGLHVHRVALGEADVSTPDGAAPDWAAIRASLQEAGFELLEDPRDQLVDRIKTLLVALIHYPPPGPRLLNYSDYLVEHLSKDYHYLSHLFSASEGLTIEKFIIRQKVERAKELIGYGELPIAEVAQQLGYSSPAHLSRQFRQVTGLTPTEFQRLGPASHARRSLDSLI from the coding sequence ATGAAAGCCGACGTCAGCATTGCCCACGTCCTGCCCCCGCCCGGTTCGCACCGGCTGCTGATTAAGAACATGGTGTGCCCGCAGTGCATCCGGGTGGTACGCGAGGAGCTGACGGCGCTGGGCCTGCACGTGCACCGCGTGGCGCTGGGCGAGGCCGACGTGTCCACGCCCGACGGCGCGGCTCCCGACTGGGCAGCCATCCGGGCCAGCCTGCAGGAAGCTGGGTTTGAGTTGCTGGAAGACCCGCGTGACCAGCTCGTGGACCGCATCAAAACCCTGCTGGTGGCCCTGATTCACTACCCGCCGCCCGGCCCGCGCCTGCTCAATTACTCGGATTATCTGGTGGAGCACCTGAGCAAGGACTACCACTACCTTTCCCATTTGTTCTCCGCTTCCGAAGGCCTCACGATTGAGAAATTCATCATCCGCCAGAAGGTGGAGCGCGCCAAGGAGTTGATTGGCTACGGCGAGCTGCCCATTGCCGAAGTGGCCCAGCAGCTGGGTTACAGTAGCCCGGCGCACCTCTCGCGGCAGTTCCGGCAGGTGACCGGCCTCACCCCGACCGAGTTCCAGCGGCTGGGGCCCGCGAGCCACGCCCGCCGCAGTCTGGACTCGCTGATTTAA
- a CDS encoding DUF4396 domain-containing protein, giving the protein MHNTPWAPEWLLWVWFGLTLLSVAYVAWDLFTSTPEMKVMKWGWVLVTLYTGPVGLLVYWFSCREPSPGTHETFVAPLWKQAVGSTIHCAAGDATGIIVAAAITGYFGLNMGTDIWIEYAAGFFFGLFIFQALFMKDMMSMSYGQAVRSSFLPEWMSMNAMMAGMLPTMVLLMTRDMRAMEATSPWFWASMSAATLVGVVVAYPVNWWLVKHQLKHGMGTERALGKGGAPVDAEHQHAGMVMAGMTHAMPPIAPSSPAGHPMPGMRMEGDGQVSAGRKALVTVLTLLMLAAGYYVAARYGDLAMRPGQPMSKPEMAMPGMTH; this is encoded by the coding sequence ATGCACAATACTCCCTGGGCTCCGGAATGGCTGCTGTGGGTCTGGTTCGGCCTCACACTGTTATCCGTGGCCTACGTCGCCTGGGACTTGTTTACCAGCACCCCGGAAATGAAAGTTATGAAGTGGGGCTGGGTGCTGGTCACCCTCTACACTGGGCCGGTAGGGCTGCTGGTGTACTGGTTTTCGTGCCGCGAGCCCTCGCCCGGCACCCATGAGACGTTCGTGGCCCCGCTCTGGAAGCAGGCCGTGGGCTCGACGATTCACTGCGCCGCCGGCGACGCCACCGGTATCATCGTGGCCGCCGCCATCACTGGCTACTTTGGTTTGAACATGGGCACCGATATCTGGATTGAGTACGCCGCCGGCTTCTTTTTCGGGCTTTTCATCTTTCAGGCCCTGTTTATGAAGGACATGATGAGCATGAGCTACGGGCAGGCCGTGCGCAGCTCGTTTCTGCCGGAGTGGATGTCGATGAACGCCATGATGGCCGGCATGCTGCCCACGATGGTACTACTCATGACCCGCGACATGCGGGCGATGGAAGCCACCTCGCCCTGGTTCTGGGCCTCGATGTCGGCCGCCACGCTCGTGGGCGTCGTGGTGGCCTATCCCGTCAACTGGTGGCTGGTCAAACACCAGCTCAAGCACGGCATGGGCACCGAGCGGGCTCTGGGCAAGGGCGGGGCCCCGGTTGACGCAGAACATCAGCACGCCGGGATGGTCATGGCCGGCATGACGCACGCCATGCCCCCAATAGCGCCCAGTTCGCCCGCCGGCCACCCCATGCCAGGAATGCGCATGGAGGGCGACGGCCAGGTATCGGCCGGGCGCAAAGCCCTGGTAACGGTGCTTACCCTGCTCATGCTGGCAGCGGGCTACTACGTAGCGGCCCGGTACGGGGACCTCGCTATGCGGCCCGGCCAGCCGATGAGCAAGCCGGAAATGGCCATGCCTGGGATGACGCATTAG
- a CDS encoding DUF305 domain-containing protein produces MKKLFRLPLLAILLASITLVSSCSKDDSDSLKVQAHDQNTMMTLMHDMMKKMDAMMKTQDPDQDYAMMMVMHHQGAITMAQEELKNGKDTQMRDLATRIIAAQQAEITQFNAFLAGHRVETPLVPAFNTRQMMAMDKMMRANDLRVITGNTDRDFAQLMQDHHQSAIETSQADLDLGRHSETKALARQIIDEQMMEIKEMQEWLLTNKGY; encoded by the coding sequence ATGAAAAAGCTATTTCGCCTTCCCCTGCTGGCCATTTTGCTGGCTTCCATTACCCTCGTTTCCTCGTGCAGCAAAGACGACTCGGATAGCCTGAAAGTGCAGGCGCACGACCAGAACACCATGATGACCCTCATGCACGACATGATGAAGAAGATGGATGCCATGATGAAAACCCAGGACCCCGACCAGGACTACGCCATGATGATGGTGATGCACCACCAGGGGGCCATTACAATGGCCCAGGAGGAATTAAAAAATGGCAAGGACACCCAGATGCGGGACCTTGCCACCCGCATCATTGCCGCGCAACAGGCCGAGATTACACAGTTTAACGCGTTTCTGGCGGGGCACCGGGTGGAGACGCCACTCGTGCCAGCGTTTAACACGCGCCAGATGATGGCCATGGATAAGATGATGCGCGCCAACGACCTGCGCGTTATCACCGGCAATACCGACCGCGATTTTGCCCAACTCATGCAGGACCACCACCAGAGCGCCATCGAGACGTCGCAGGCGGATTTGGACCTTGGCCGTCATTCCGAAACTAAAGCCTTGGCGCGGCAGATAATTGACGAGCAAATGATGGAAATAAAGGAGATGCAGGAGTGGCTGCTGACCAACAAAGGCTACTAA
- a CDS encoding heavy metal translocating P-type ATPase, whose amino-acid sequence MEPVTKTETLDIEGMTCASCASFVEKSLSRTPGVQRAMVNFATEKATVDYVPTQASPATLKEAVINAGYGVVERAPDTSAAERSAEIDRQKAVAYQKLKRRFGVAVGLALIIMPLSMLMLWPAIMQRINMQWLNYALLLLTLPVLLYCGREFYVSAWNGFKHRAANMDTLIAVGTGAAFLYSLAATVVPGFFTSRGLMPEVYYDTTATIIALILLGKVLELRAKTQTSAAMRSLIGLQAKTARVVRPDGAEVDVPIEQVQLGDLVVVRPGEKVATDGLITEGSSALDEAMLTGESLPVQKQVGDPVFGATLNKTGSFRFRVTKVGADTMLSQIVKLVEDAQGSRAPIQRLADKVSAIFVPTVVVIAILTFVLWFDLAPAGTRLPLALVNFVAVLIIACPCALGLATPTAIMVSTGKGAEHGVLIRNAEALEKAYQVNTVLLDKTGTITKGEPSVTDFWTLPGQEAGQLLQVVAAVERQSEHPLAEAVVRHAEAQGGANLPATGFRAVEGKGAAATVNGQVVLIGNRRLLADEGVSLSPTLITQAEQLLGQAKTVLYIAVAGQAVGLIGVADTVRATSAAAIKKLQALGIEVVMMTGDNAETAAQVAGQVGITRYFAEVLPADKAGKVKELQAEGRTVAMVGDGINDAPALAQADIGLAIGSGTDVAMEAAGITLMRSDLGGVVTAIELSRQTIRTIKQNLFFAFVYNTLGIPVAAGLLYPFFGILLSPMLAAGAMALSSVSVLTNSLRLRSFNNH is encoded by the coding sequence ATGGAACCCGTCACCAAAACCGAAACCCTTGACATCGAAGGCATGACCTGCGCCTCGTGCGCGTCCTTCGTGGAGAAGTCGCTCAGCCGCACGCCGGGCGTGCAGCGGGCGATGGTCAACTTTGCCACCGAGAAGGCCACCGTGGACTACGTACCTACCCAGGCTTCCCCGGCCACGCTGAAGGAAGCCGTTATAAACGCCGGCTATGGCGTGGTGGAGCGGGCCCCCGATACCAGCGCCGCCGAGCGCAGCGCCGAAATCGACCGCCAGAAAGCCGTGGCTTACCAGAAGCTCAAGCGCCGCTTCGGGGTGGCTGTGGGCCTGGCTCTCATCATCATGCCCCTGAGCATGCTCATGCTCTGGCCAGCGATAATGCAGCGCATCAATATGCAGTGGCTCAACTACGCCCTGCTGCTGCTCACGCTGCCCGTGCTGCTCTACTGCGGGCGCGAGTTTTACGTGTCGGCCTGGAACGGCTTCAAGCACCGGGCCGCCAACATGGATACGCTCATTGCCGTGGGCACCGGCGCGGCCTTCCTCTACAGCCTGGCCGCTACGGTGGTGCCCGGCTTTTTCACCAGCCGGGGCCTGATGCCCGAGGTGTACTACGACACGACGGCCACCATCATTGCCCTGATTCTGCTGGGTAAAGTGCTGGAGCTGCGGGCCAAGACTCAGACCTCGGCCGCCATGCGCAGCCTCATTGGCCTGCAAGCTAAAACCGCCCGCGTGGTGCGGCCCGATGGCGCGGAGGTGGACGTACCCATCGAGCAGGTGCAGCTGGGTGACTTAGTAGTCGTGCGCCCCGGGGAGAAGGTGGCCACCGACGGCCTCATCACCGAGGGCAGCTCGGCGCTCGACGAAGCCATGCTCACGGGCGAGAGCCTGCCGGTGCAGAAGCAGGTGGGCGACCCCGTGTTCGGGGCCACGCTCAACAAAACCGGCTCCTTCCGCTTTCGGGTAACCAAAGTGGGAGCCGATACCATGCTCTCGCAGATAGTGAAGCTGGTGGAGGATGCCCAGGGCAGCCGCGCCCCCATTCAGCGGCTGGCCGACAAGGTCAGTGCCATCTTCGTGCCCACGGTGGTGGTCATTGCCATTCTCACGTTCGTGCTGTGGTTTGATTTGGCCCCGGCCGGCACCCGCCTGCCGCTGGCGCTGGTTAACTTCGTGGCGGTGCTCATCATTGCCTGCCCCTGCGCGCTGGGCCTGGCCACGCCCACGGCCATCATGGTGAGCACGGGCAAGGGCGCGGAGCATGGCGTCCTGATTCGCAACGCCGAGGCACTGGAAAAGGCCTATCAGGTAAACACTGTGCTCTTGGATAAAACGGGCACCATCACCAAGGGCGAGCCCAGCGTGACGGATTTCTGGACGCTGCCCGGGCAGGAAGCTGGCCAGCTGCTGCAAGTAGTGGCCGCCGTGGAGCGGCAGAGCGAGCACCCACTGGCCGAAGCCGTGGTGCGCCATGCCGAGGCGCAGGGTGGGGCGAACCTGCCTGCCACTGGCTTCCGGGCCGTGGAGGGCAAAGGAGCAGCCGCCACTGTGAACGGCCAGGTCGTGCTCATTGGCAACCGCCGCCTGCTGGCTGACGAGGGCGTAAGCCTATCCCCTACCCTGATAACTCAGGCCGAGCAGCTTTTAGGTCAGGCCAAAACGGTGCTCTACATTGCCGTGGCCGGCCAGGCCGTGGGCTTAATTGGCGTGGCTGATACGGTGCGCGCCACCTCGGCCGCGGCCATCAAAAAGCTCCAGGCGCTGGGCATTGAGGTGGTGATGATGACGGGCGACAATGCCGAAACGGCCGCCCAGGTGGCCGGGCAGGTGGGCATCACGCGCTACTTCGCCGAGGTGCTGCCCGCTGATAAAGCCGGCAAGGTGAAGGAATTGCAGGCCGAGGGCCGCACCGTAGCCATGGTCGGCGACGGCATCAACGACGCGCCGGCGCTGGCCCAGGCCGACATCGGCCTGGCCATCGGTTCGGGCACCGACGTGGCCATGGAAGCCGCCGGCATCACGCTGATGCGCTCCGATTTGGGAGGCGTGGTGACGGCCATCGAGCTGAGCCGCCAGACCATCCGCACCATCAAGCAGAACCTGTTTTTTGCCTTCGTTTACAACACGCTGGGCATTCCCGTGGCGGCCGGGCTGCTGTACCCCTTCTTCGGCATTCTGCTCTCGCCCATGCTCGCGGCCGGGGCCATGGCCCTCAGTTCGGTGTCGGTGCTGACCAACTCGCTGCGCCTGCGCAGCTTCAACAATCATTAA